A genomic window from Exiguobacterium acetylicum DSM 20416 includes:
- the ahrC gene encoding transcriptional regulator AhrC/ArgR, with the protein MTKGQRLIKIREIITQSEVETQDELVEELRNAGYKVTQATVSRDIKELHLVKVPLNDGRYKYSLPADQRFNPLRKLRRLLGDSFISIDSAQNLIVMHVLPGNANAVAVLLDHLSWNELLGTVCGDDTILLIARSEEQAKEVTERILEML; encoded by the coding sequence ATGACAAAGGGGCAACGGTTGATTAAGATTCGGGAGATCATCACCCAGTCGGAAGTAGAAACCCAAGATGAATTGGTAGAGGAATTACGGAATGCAGGATATAAGGTGACACAGGCAACGGTATCACGAGATATCAAGGAACTTCATCTCGTTAAGGTTCCGTTGAATGATGGACGTTATAAATACAGCTTACCCGCTGACCAACGCTTCAACCCACTCAGGAAATTGCGGCGTCTGCTCGGTGACAGCTTCATCTCGATTGATTCTGCTCAAAATCTGATTGTCATGCATGTCCTGCCGGGAAATGCGAACGCAGTCGCCGTCTTACTGGACCATTTGAGCTGGAACGAACTGCTTGGCACGGTGTGTGGGGACGATACGATCCTATTGATCGCACGAAGTGAGGAACAAGCGAAAGAAGTGACCGAACGAATTTTAGAAATGCTGTAA
- a CDS encoding polyprenyl synthetase family protein encodes MIALNEWKTQVENKMEEFMERLDAPDRLRDSMRYSLDAGGKRIRPALIYAVLDAFSIDRAKGDATAAALEMIHTYSLIHDDLPAMDDDDLRRGRPTNHIAFDEATAILAGDALLTNAFSCLLETPASPEVKLALVERLSAAAGATGMVGGQLDDMLGERGGINDVAELESIHRRKTGALLVFAVEAGGLLASVSSSDLDHLKQYGRHLGIAFQIQDDILDVTGDAEKIGKPVGSDEGNEKATYPKLLGLEGAKRALTAQVEAAEQAIDALSVEATTLKELLDFVVKRDH; translated from the coding sequence ATGATTGCTTTGAATGAGTGGAAGACACAAGTCGAAAACAAAATGGAAGAGTTCATGGAGCGACTCGACGCACCGGATCGTTTACGCGATTCGATGCGGTATTCACTCGATGCGGGTGGGAAACGAATTCGCCCAGCCTTGATTTATGCGGTACTCGATGCTTTTTCGATCGACCGTGCAAAAGGTGACGCGACTGCTGCGGCACTCGAGATGATTCATACATACTCACTGATTCATGATGACCTTCCAGCAATGGACGATGATGATCTGCGTCGAGGGCGTCCGACGAATCATATCGCTTTTGATGAAGCGACAGCGATTTTAGCAGGAGATGCCTTGCTCACGAACGCCTTCAGCTGTCTTCTTGAGACACCGGCTTCGCCAGAAGTGAAGCTTGCTCTTGTCGAACGGTTGTCAGCAGCAGCAGGTGCTACAGGTATGGTCGGAGGTCAACTCGACGATATGCTCGGAGAGCGCGGCGGCATCAATGACGTAGCGGAGCTTGAGTCGATTCACCGTCGGAAAACAGGAGCACTCCTCGTCTTTGCAGTCGAAGCGGGTGGATTGCTTGCTTCGGTCAGCTCGAGCGATCTTGATCACTTGAAGCAATACGGTCGCCATCTCGGAATCGCATTCCAAATTCAAGATGACATCTTGGACGTGACGGGAGATGCTGAAAAAATCGGCAAACCGGTCGGTAGCGACGAAGGGAACGAAAAAGCAACGTATCCAAAATTACTGGGTCTTGAAGGAGCGAAACGCGCACTGACAGCTCAGGTGGAAGCAGCGGAACAAGCGATTGATGCATTATCAGTCGAAGCGACGACACTTAAGGAACTGCTCGACTTCGTGGTCAAGCGCGACCATTAA
- a CDS encoding sporulation initiation factor Spo0A C-terminal domain-containing protein gives MSQNFRLAQSAFGKDEVSQQAVTLGASYFLLKPFSMDQLVQKIRLVTNQGQAPIVETIDLKVGTTLREVGIAPHIKGFTYLKDAVLMVLEREDLLGLITKELYPTIAKKHQTTASRVERAMRHAIKSAWNEGMQQHELFNGRIEQEKSPKNSEFISYVSSHMNQEQSG, from the coding sequence TTGTCTCAAAATTTTAGGTTAGCCCAGAGTGCCTTCGGTAAAGACGAGGTCTCGCAACAGGCGGTCACCCTCGGAGCATCGTACTTCTTACTTAAACCGTTCAGCATGGATCAGCTCGTTCAAAAAATTCGTCTCGTGACGAATCAAGGACAAGCACCGATCGTCGAAACGATTGATTTAAAAGTCGGTACGACACTTCGAGAAGTGGGGATTGCTCCGCATATTAAAGGCTTCACGTATTTGAAGGACGCTGTCTTAATGGTGCTTGAACGGGAAGATTTACTCGGATTGATCACAAAGGAACTCTATCCGACGATCGCGAAGAAACACCAAACGACGGCTTCTCGTGTCGAACGAGCGATGCGTCACGCCATCAAGTCCGCCTGGAACGAAGGGATGCAACAGCACGAGCTCTTCAATGGCCGAATCGAACAAGAGAAAAGTCCGAAGAACTCAGAATTCATCTCGTATGTTTCGAGTCATATGAATCAAGAACAATCTGGTTAA
- a CDS encoding TlyA family RNA methyltransferase encodes MENVKKIRLDVLLVERGLFETREKAKRSIMAGLVFSGTERLEKAGEKVKSDIDLHVKGQLMPYVGRGGFKMEKALQVFDFDVAGKTGLDIGSSTGGFTDCSLQNGAAHMYALDVGSNQLDWKLRSDDRVTVMEKTNFRHATPDMFPVAPQFATIDVSFISLRLMLPPLKTILVEGGDVMALVKPQFEAGRDDIGKKGIVRDERIHVRVLDEMVEFFIQQGFYVKQLDYSPITGGEGNIEFLLHARLGQPGLDPSVHATETVKQAHASL; translated from the coding sequence ATGGAAAATGTAAAAAAAATCCGCCTCGACGTTCTTCTCGTCGAGCGCGGTTTGTTTGAAACGCGTGAAAAAGCGAAACGATCGATCATGGCTGGACTTGTCTTTAGCGGAACGGAACGATTAGAGAAGGCTGGTGAGAAGGTCAAGTCGGACATCGACCTGCATGTTAAAGGTCAGTTGATGCCTTATGTCGGTCGTGGAGGCTTCAAGATGGAAAAGGCACTTCAAGTATTCGATTTCGATGTCGCTGGTAAAACAGGTCTCGATATTGGATCGTCAACAGGTGGCTTTACCGATTGCTCCTTACAAAATGGAGCAGCGCATATGTATGCGCTTGATGTCGGTTCCAATCAGCTGGACTGGAAGCTTCGTTCGGATGATCGTGTGACGGTGATGGAGAAAACGAACTTTCGGCACGCAACACCAGATATGTTCCCTGTTGCGCCACAGTTTGCGACGATTGATGTCTCATTCATCTCGTTACGGTTGATGCTTCCACCTCTGAAGACGATCCTCGTCGAAGGAGGAGATGTCATGGCGCTCGTCAAACCGCAATTCGAAGCGGGGCGTGATGATATCGGTAAAAAAGGCATCGTGCGGGATGAACGGATTCATGTCCGCGTCCTCGATGAGATGGTTGAATTCTTCATTCAACAAGGGTTCTATGTGAAACAGCTCGACTATTCGCCGATTACCGGTGGAGAGGGGAACATCGAGTTCTTATTGCATGCGCGCCTTGGTCAACCAGGACTTGATCCATCTGTCCATGCGACAGAGACAGTCAAGCAAGCACATGCTAGTCTTTAA
- a CDS encoding IS3 family transposase (programmed frameshift), whose protein sequence is MGKNVYSSEVKWAVVKEKLSGKLTTREIMEKYGIKNESQIKTWMRWYRSNEHYRFDQPIGKQYTYGHGPDSASEDDKRERQMSHLKMENEILKKVHGNRKRVEKEVVIKIVEFLRRKYTITAILSALNVPRASYYRWIKESVKAPSVLEKTVIELSKQTKYRNGHRKIKALLQQIYQLKANRNTVQKIMQKHHLQCRIKPKRRWKSQGERIITAPDLIKRDFTASKPNQKWVTDITYIQYGSTTKYLSTIMDLFNNEIVAYKLYEHQQTSLVIDTLKIALENRNYPEGVILHSDQGSVYTSYAFQEFVKRNHLTSSMSRRGNCWDNAVIESFHSNLKSEEFQYVKFNSLRDHEVSERVTNYLNYYNEERIQEKLGYLTPKKYGVQAA, encoded by the exons ATGGGCAAAAACGTATATTCAAGTGAAGTAAAATGGGCAGTAGTCAAAGAAAAGCTGAGTGGTAAGTTAACGACGAGAGAAATCATGGAGAAGTACGGAATCAAAAATGAATCTCAAATCAAAACATGGATGAGATGGTATCGCTCTAACGAACATTATCGATTTGATCAGCCAATCGGTAAACAATATACCTATGGACATGGTCCAGATTCTGCGAGTGAGGATGACAAGAGAGAACGACAAATGTCACATCTGAAGATGGAAAATGAGATCTTAA AAAAAGTACATGGAAATCGAAAGAGAGTTGAGAAAGAAGTAGTCATAAAAATTGTAGAGTTTCTTCGGAGAAAGTATACAATCACCGCCATTCTTAGCGCTTTGAATGTACCAAGAGCAAGCTATTACCGTTGGATTAAGGAATCTGTGAAAGCACCTTCGGTGCTCGAAAAAACCGTCATTGAACTAAGTAAACAGACGAAGTATCGGAATGGACATCGAAAAATAAAGGCATTATTACAGCAAATCTATCAGTTAAAAGCCAATCGGAATACCGTACAGAAAATCATGCAAAAACACCATCTCCAATGTCGGATCAAGCCGAAGCGAAGATGGAAGTCTCAAGGTGAGCGCATCATAACGGCACCGGATCTCATCAAGCGCGATTTCACAGCAAGTAAACCGAATCAAAAGTGGGTGACGGATATCACCTATATCCAATACGGCAGCACGACGAAATATCTTTCCACCATCATGGATCTTTTTAATAACGAAATCGTCGCATACAAGTTATACGAGCATCAACAAACGTCTCTTGTGATTGATACGTTGAAGATAGCGCTTGAGAATCGAAACTATCCCGAAGGGGTCATCCTTCATTCGGACCAAGGAAGTGTCTATACGTCATACGCCTTTCAAGAATTCGTTAAAAGGAATCACCTAACAAGCAGCATGTCTCGTAGAGGAAACTGTTGGGACAACGCAGTTATCGAATCGTTCCACTCTAATTTAAAGTCCGAGGAATTCCAGTACGTCAAATTTAATTCACTAAGAGACCATGAGGTCTCTGAACGCGTTACTAATTACTTAAATTACTATAACGAAGAACGAATCCAAGAAAAATTAGGCTACCTGACACCGAAAAAATACGGTGTACAGGCAGCCTAA
- the folD gene encoding bifunctional methylenetetrahydrofolate dehydrogenase/methenyltetrahydrofolate cyclohydrolase FolD, which produces MAVVIDGKQVAHSYRMKLKEEVARLKEQRIQPQLTVILIGEDPASQSYVRGKEKAAKEIGMDSELIRLRAETTESELLHLIERLNVDASVHGILVQLPLPDHIDESKVIFAISPEKDVDGFHPVSVGKMMIGEPTFLPCTPNGILHLVKEMNVPIAGQHVVVVGRSQIVGKPVGMLFLNESATVSYCHSKTKDLGAMTRQADILIVAVGVPKLITADMVKPDAVVIDVGVNRVDGKLVGDVEFDTVQDVASMITPVPGGVGPMTITMLLHNTIEAAR; this is translated from the coding sequence ATGGCAGTAGTAATCGATGGAAAACAGGTAGCCCATTCATATCGTATGAAGCTGAAAGAAGAAGTCGCACGTCTGAAAGAACAGCGGATTCAACCGCAATTGACTGTCATCCTGATTGGCGAAGATCCTGCTAGTCAGTCCTATGTACGTGGTAAAGAAAAGGCGGCGAAGGAAATCGGCATGGATTCGGAGTTGATCCGACTTCGGGCAGAAACAACGGAATCAGAGCTTCTTCACTTGATCGAACGTCTGAATGTTGATGCGAGTGTCCATGGGATTCTCGTCCAATTGCCGTTGCCTGACCATATTGATGAGAGCAAAGTCATTTTTGCGATTTCTCCTGAAAAGGACGTCGATGGATTTCATCCTGTCTCTGTCGGGAAAATGATGATTGGTGAACCGACATTTTTACCGTGTACACCAAACGGCATTCTTCATCTTGTCAAAGAGATGAACGTACCGATTGCCGGTCAACACGTCGTTGTCGTCGGTCGTAGCCAAATCGTCGGTAAACCCGTTGGTATGTTGTTCTTGAATGAATCGGCTACCGTTTCCTATTGTCATTCAAAAACGAAAGACCTCGGTGCGATGACGCGTCAAGCGGATATCTTGATCGTCGCAGTCGGTGTACCGAAGCTGATTACTGCGGATATGGTGAAACCGGATGCTGTCGTCATTGATGTTGGTGTCAACCGTGTCGATGGCAAACTCGTCGGTGATGTCGAGTTTGATACAGTACAAGATGTTGCATCGATGATCACACCTGTTCCGGGTGGCGTTGGTCCGATGACGATCACGATGCTACTGCATAATACGATTGAGGCTGCGCGATGA
- the xseA gene encoding exodeoxyribonuclease VII large subunit yields the protein MSEPLHVSDLVHYVKRELEGDALLQQVQVVGEVSNFKRHSSGHLYFTLKDEQSRMKAVMFARDASRVKADVRDGMRVVVTARLSVYVSSGEMQLYVERMTEDGVGALYEAFSRLKMDLEERGWFDPAIKQPLPAFPERIGIITSPKGAALHDIATTLRRRYPQAAIVFAPVLVQGADAAPQISRAIQLMNEHAACDVLIIGRGGGSIEELWAFNEMSVVTAVFESRIPIVSAVGHETDFTISDFVADVRAATPTAAAELVTPEAEALTRRVQDVKRRLERTYAQLLKSKQEQVTRLAASYGLKSPRVLLGLKQEQLDRAEMSLQKEIKQVIAQHQQQVERLDTRLMRVPMRDRFVQQRATIEQSRRRLEIVRRLLQSKQQQVRHVLARLDSVSPTHVLMRGYTYVEQDGQIVRSAKALTASSFDIRFHDGTIRAKREDGE from the coding sequence ATGAGCGAACCTCTTCACGTTTCCGATTTAGTCCACTATGTCAAACGTGAACTAGAAGGCGACGCCCTTCTGCAACAAGTCCAGGTGGTGGGAGAAGTGTCGAATTTTAAACGACACTCTTCCGGTCACCTTTATTTTACGTTGAAGGATGAGCAATCACGGATGAAAGCCGTCATGTTTGCCCGGGATGCGAGTCGCGTCAAAGCAGACGTTCGCGATGGGATGCGTGTTGTCGTTACGGCACGCTTATCCGTCTACGTCTCTTCTGGAGAGATGCAACTCTATGTCGAACGGATGACGGAAGACGGTGTAGGAGCGCTGTATGAGGCGTTCTCACGCTTGAAGATGGATCTAGAAGAGCGTGGTTGGTTTGATCCAGCAATCAAACAGCCGTTGCCAGCTTTTCCGGAACGCATCGGAATCATTACATCTCCAAAAGGAGCGGCGCTTCATGACATCGCAACGACACTCCGGCGCCGTTATCCGCAAGCGGCCATCGTCTTCGCCCCGGTCCTTGTACAAGGAGCGGATGCGGCACCACAAATCAGCCGTGCCATTCAGCTGATGAATGAGCATGCTGCCTGTGATGTGTTGATCATTGGTCGTGGTGGTGGTTCGATTGAGGAGCTGTGGGCATTCAATGAGATGTCTGTCGTGACAGCCGTGTTTGAATCACGCATTCCGATCGTCTCTGCTGTCGGTCACGAAACGGATTTTACAATCAGTGATTTCGTCGCCGACGTTCGTGCTGCTACACCAACGGCAGCGGCAGAACTTGTCACTCCGGAAGCAGAGGCACTCACTCGACGGGTGCAGGATGTGAAGCGTCGTTTAGAACGAACCTATGCACAACTTCTCAAAAGCAAACAGGAGCAAGTGACACGGCTTGCGGCGAGCTACGGTCTGAAATCACCACGCGTCCTACTCGGACTGAAGCAGGAACAATTGGACCGAGCAGAAATGTCACTCCAAAAGGAGATCAAGCAAGTAATAGCGCAACACCAGCAACAGGTGGAGCGTCTTGACACACGCTTAATGCGTGTGCCGATGCGGGATCGCTTCGTGCAACAACGGGCGACGATTGAACAATCACGACGTCGACTCGAAATCGTTCGTCGACTCTTGCAATCGAAGCAACAACAGGTGCGTCATGTGCTCGCGCGACTCGACTCCGTCAGTCCGACGCATGTTCTGATGCGCGGCTATACGTATGTCGAACAGGATGGACAAATCGTCCGTTCCGCGAAGGCATTGACAGCGTCTTCGTTCGATATCCGATTCCATGATGGAACGATTCGTGCTAAACGAGAGGATGGGGAGTAA
- the recN gene encoding DNA repair protein RecN has protein sequence MLAELSIKQFAIIDELQIDFKKGMTVLTGETGAGKSIVLDAIGLLIGGRGSAEFVRYGEDRAELEGLFLIEDDHLVYGLAEEYGIDIEDGLIILRRDLFATGKSVCRVNNKLVTLTILREFGRVLVDMHGQHEHQHLMDSTYHQAILDDFAQETIAPLLQAYQSGYQAYEEKRTALQSLAQSEQELAQRIDLLSFQTEEIEGAKLRAHEEDELLVERNRLANFEKLYASLKTAYDALHDEMRGIDSVGDAMRELQQASSIDEQFSQQSDAIASAFYGLEEVGYAIRDQLETLEFDSNRLDEIEQRLSVFQQLKRKYGATIEEVIAYGEKIRVELDTMTNRDERIERLKAEVEQLEGELFDIGGRLSQQRRKAAVQLSEAIHLELRELYMEKARFEIRFLQDGKTPMLRKNGIDQVEFFIMTNAGEPFKSLGKVASGGELSRIMLGLKSIFSRSVGVASIIFDEVDTGVSGRVAQAMAEKIYRLSVDGQVLCITHLPQVASMADQHLYIRKIEETDRTTTQVNVLSQSDRGNELGRMISGAHMTDLTLRHAEELMDQAKTMKESLKNGV, from the coding sequence ATGCTAGCTGAATTATCGATCAAACAATTTGCGATCATTGACGAGCTACAGATCGACTTTAAAAAAGGAATGACCGTCTTGACTGGGGAAACAGGTGCCGGTAAATCGATCGTTCTCGACGCGATCGGTTTATTGATTGGTGGACGTGGATCCGCGGAATTCGTTCGATACGGGGAAGATCGGGCGGAACTAGAAGGATTGTTTCTGATTGAAGACGACCATCTCGTCTATGGTCTTGCAGAAGAGTATGGTATCGATATCGAAGATGGATTGATCATCTTACGACGTGATCTGTTCGCGACCGGGAAAAGTGTCTGTCGCGTCAACAATAAGCTGGTCACACTGACGATCTTACGTGAGTTCGGGCGTGTCCTCGTCGACATGCACGGGCAACATGAACATCAGCATTTAATGGACAGTACGTATCATCAAGCGATTCTCGATGACTTCGCGCAAGAGACGATTGCGCCGCTCCTTCAAGCCTATCAATCCGGTTATCAAGCGTATGAAGAAAAACGGACGGCGCTGCAATCGCTCGCGCAAAGTGAGCAAGAACTCGCTCAACGGATCGATCTACTATCGTTTCAGACAGAAGAGATTGAAGGCGCAAAACTTCGAGCGCATGAGGAAGATGAGTTGCTCGTCGAACGAAATCGTCTCGCGAATTTCGAGAAGTTATATGCATCGTTAAAGACAGCGTATGATGCTTTGCATGATGAGATGCGCGGCATCGACTCTGTTGGAGACGCGATGCGTGAATTACAGCAAGCATCAAGCATCGATGAACAGTTTTCGCAGCAGAGTGACGCGATCGCAAGCGCTTTTTATGGACTGGAAGAAGTCGGATATGCGATTCGAGATCAACTCGAAACACTTGAGTTTGATTCCAATCGACTCGATGAGATCGAACAACGTCTATCGGTCTTTCAACAGCTGAAACGAAAATACGGGGCGACAATCGAGGAAGTCATCGCGTATGGGGAGAAGATTCGAGTTGAACTCGATACGATGACGAATCGAGATGAACGGATTGAACGATTAAAAGCTGAAGTCGAACAGCTCGAAGGCGAATTGTTTGATATAGGTGGTCGACTCTCGCAACAGCGTCGAAAAGCGGCAGTTCAATTAAGCGAAGCGATTCATCTGGAATTGCGTGAGCTCTACATGGAGAAAGCACGGTTTGAAATTCGTTTTCTTCAAGACGGGAAGACACCGATGCTACGCAAGAACGGGATCGACCAAGTCGAGTTCTTCATCATGACGAATGCGGGAGAGCCATTCAAGTCGCTCGGAAAAGTCGCATCGGGCGGGGAGTTATCTCGTATCATGCTCGGATTGAAGTCAATCTTCTCGCGCTCGGTTGGAGTCGCTTCGATCATTTTCGATGAAGTCGATACAGGAGTATCGGGTCGTGTCGCACAAGCGATGGCTGAAAAAATCTATCGTTTGTCAGTAGACGGACAAGTACTCTGTATTACGCACTTACCGCAAGTCGCTTCGATGGCTGATCAACATCTCTATATTCGGAAGATTGAAGAGACGGATCGTACGACGACACAGGTCAATGTCTTGTCTCAGTCAGACCGAGGAAACGAACTTGGACGGATGATTTCCGGTGCACATATGACGGATTTGACGTTACGCCATGCCGAGGAATTGATGGATCAGGCGAAGACGATGAAAGAATCGCTTAAAAATGGGGTGTAA
- the dxs gene encoding 1-deoxy-D-xylulose-5-phosphate synthase, translating to MKLTEIQDPSFLKRMSVSELEVLAGDIRRFLIEELATTGGHLAPNLGVVELTLALHREFDSPNDKFVWDVGHQAYVHKILTGRASQFDTLRQHKGLCGFPKRNESVHDVWETGHSSTSLSAAMGIAVSNELSGKSDRAVAIIGDGALTGGMALEALNHIGAEQQNVIVILNDNEMSIAPNVGAMHQMLGRIRSSRKVRFAQDELETLIKKIPVIGGRLEKGSEKLKEAVKGALVPGMFFEELGFNYYGPVDGHDLDDLIEQLNYVKKEEGPVLLHVITKKGKGYRPAEFDGVGTWHGLGPYKMESGEVIKGKSKAPSYSFTVADTLTKMARDDEKLTLITPAMSVGSKLDCFEKEFPERMFDVGIAEQHAVTFAAGQATQGMKPVVSIYSTFFQRAYDQLVHDVARQNLDVTFTIDRSGLVGADGETHQGVFDIAFMRHVPNIRIVMAKDENELQHLLYSAVKYEGPIAVRFPRGEGIGVPMDETLHEISLDTWEVEREGTDVAILAFGPQVQDALKIADLLADELSVRVINARTIKPLDEKMLNALYAEGIPLVTLEEAVLKGGFGSAVLEHANEQEASPRVKRFGIPDWYIEHGGVNELLEEIGLLPGQIAEEIRAFVNQGKKQSV from the coding sequence ATGAAATTGACAGAAATACAGGATCCGTCATTTTTAAAGCGTATGTCGGTCTCCGAACTCGAAGTACTCGCAGGCGATATTCGACGCTTTTTGATTGAAGAATTAGCGACGACAGGTGGACACTTGGCACCGAACCTCGGTGTCGTCGAGTTGACGCTTGCGTTGCATCGTGAATTCGACAGTCCGAATGACAAGTTCGTCTGGGATGTCGGGCACCAAGCATACGTGCATAAGATTTTGACAGGACGTGCGAGCCAGTTTGATACGCTCCGTCAGCACAAAGGACTCTGTGGGTTCCCGAAACGCAATGAGAGTGTGCATGACGTCTGGGAGACAGGACACAGCTCGACGTCCTTGTCAGCAGCAATGGGGATTGCTGTTTCGAACGAACTGAGCGGTAAGAGTGATCGTGCAGTCGCGATCATTGGTGACGGTGCTTTGACAGGTGGTATGGCACTCGAAGCATTGAATCATATTGGAGCAGAACAACAAAACGTCATCGTCATCTTGAACGATAACGAGATGTCGATTGCACCAAACGTTGGGGCGATGCATCAAATGCTTGGACGAATTCGTTCATCGCGTAAAGTGCGTTTTGCCCAAGACGAGCTTGAAACGTTGATCAAAAAGATTCCGGTCATTGGCGGACGTCTTGAAAAAGGAAGCGAGAAGTTGAAGGAAGCTGTTAAAGGCGCACTTGTTCCTGGCATGTTCTTTGAAGAGCTCGGCTTCAACTATTATGGTCCAGTCGATGGGCACGATCTTGATGATTTAATCGAACAGCTCAATTACGTGAAAAAAGAAGAAGGTCCTGTCCTGCTTCATGTCATCACGAAAAAAGGGAAAGGCTATCGTCCGGCAGAGTTCGATGGTGTCGGCACATGGCATGGTCTTGGACCGTACAAGATGGAGTCTGGCGAAGTCATCAAAGGGAAATCAAAAGCACCTAGTTACTCCTTTACGGTAGCGGATACTTTAACAAAGATGGCACGCGATGATGAAAAGCTGACGTTGATCACGCCAGCGATGAGCGTCGGTTCAAAACTCGATTGTTTTGAAAAAGAATTCCCAGAGCGGATGTTTGACGTCGGGATTGCAGAACAACATGCAGTGACGTTCGCAGCTGGTCAAGCGACGCAAGGCATGAAACCTGTCGTATCGATCTACTCGACCTTCTTCCAACGTGCATACGATCAGCTTGTTCACGACGTGGCTCGTCAAAATCTAGATGTGACGTTTACGATTGACCGGTCAGGTCTCGTTGGTGCAGATGGTGAGACACATCAAGGGGTCTTCGATATCGCTTTCATGCGTCACGTACCGAACATTCGAATCGTCATGGCGAAGGATGAGAACGAACTGCAACACTTGCTCTATTCAGCCGTCAAATATGAAGGACCAATCGCCGTTCGTTTCCCACGTGGAGAAGGTATCGGTGTACCAATGGACGAGACATTGCATGAAATTTCGCTCGATACATGGGAAGTCGAACGCGAAGGAACGGACGTCGCGATCCTTGCATTCGGACCACAAGTACAAGATGCACTCAAAATCGCGGATCTCCTAGCAGACGAACTGTCGGTTCGTGTCATCAATGCTCGGACGATCAAACCGCTTGATGAGAAGATGCTGAATGCTCTTTACGCAGAAGGCATTCCACTCGTGACGCTCGAAGAAGCCGTCTTAAAAGGTGGATTCGGATCAGCTGTCCTTGAGCATGCGAACGAGCAGGAAGCATCCCCACGCGTCAAACGCTTCGGTATTCCGGATTGGTATATCGAGCACGGCGGTGTCAACGAATTACTTGAAGAAATCGGATTATTACCTGGACAAATCGCAGAAGAAATACGCGCTTTCGTCAATCAAGGAAAGAAACAGAGTGTGTGA
- the xseB gene encoding exodeoxyribonuclease VII small subunit yields the protein METEQSFEEALERLEEIVTLLEEGEAPLEQAMALYEEGVKLTALCQGKLSVAEKKLDQILEQDGTLREKGGAQ from the coding sequence ATGGAGACGGAACAATCTTTTGAAGAAGCACTGGAACGATTAGAAGAAATCGTCACGTTACTCGAAGAGGGCGAAGCTCCTCTTGAACAAGCGATGGCTCTATATGAAGAAGGCGTCAAACTGACGGCTCTTTGCCAAGGGAAGTTATCCGTTGCTGAGAAAAAACTCGATCAAATCCTGGAGCAAGATGGTACGCTTCGGGAAAAAGGAGGAGCGCAATGA
- the nusB gene encoding transcription antitermination factor NusB, with product MMKRHMARELAVQSLFQMELSDLTAQEAIEFAVEGKEYDTFVEQLVNGVETNKATIDQHIREALVNWSFERLGNIERTILRLAVYELLFETNIPVRVTINEAIELTKAFADEEATKIVNGVLGKVAQGVVKENS from the coding sequence ATGATGAAACGACACATGGCACGCGAACTCGCAGTCCAATCTTTGTTCCAAATGGAGCTTTCGGATCTGACTGCACAAGAGGCCATTGAATTCGCGGTAGAAGGTAAGGAATATGACACATTCGTCGAGCAATTGGTGAATGGCGTCGAAACAAACAAAGCAACGATTGATCAGCACATTCGTGAAGCACTCGTCAACTGGTCATTCGAACGACTCGGAAACATCGAGCGGACTATTCTTCGCTTAGCCGTCTACGAATTATTGTTCGAAACGAACATTCCTGTTCGAGTGACGATCAACGAAGCGATTGAATTGACGAAAGCGTTCGCAGATGAAGAAGCGACGAAAATCGTCAACGGTGTTCTTGGTAAAGTCGCACAAGGCGTCGTCAAAGAAAATTCATAA